From Coffea arabica cultivar ET-39 chromosome 10e, Coffea Arabica ET-39 HiFi, whole genome shotgun sequence, one genomic window encodes:
- the LOC140015263 gene encoding uncharacterized protein, whose translation MMLQYMQKVDQRMDQFDKLAQSEQASIQNLERKVGQVVKTVTRKVPGKLPRSTEVNPKETTMAVTLRSGKVLDDPVIKPKTKPSEKQDRSGIAIESEGIGDSENGFGEKTQVLANIPAYAKFLKETVSNKKKLEDFVEVSLTEKCSVVPQNHLPIKMKDLGSFTVPYQFELIFIDKSLCDLRSSVNLMPLSFFRKLKFVNLGPIQVTLQLIDRLV comes from the exons ATGATGTTGCAGTACATGCAAAAAGTGGACCAAAGGATGGATCAATTCGACAAACTTGCTCAATCTGAACAAGCCTCCATTCAAAATCTTGAAAGGAAAGTTGGTCAGGTAGTAAAGACAGTAACTAGAAAGGTACCAGGGAAATTGCCTAGAAGTACTGAGGTGAACCCAAAAGAAACTACCATGGCCGTGACTCTTCGTTCGGGCAAAGTATTGGATGATCCTGTAATTAAACCCAAGACTAAACCAAGTGAAAAGCAAGATAGGAGCGGAATTGCTATTGAAAGTGAAGGTATTGGAGATTCGGAGAATGGTTTCGGTGAAAAGACTCAAG TTCTTGCTAATATACCTGCTTATGCAAAGTTCTTAAAGGAGACAGTGTCTAATAAAAAGAAGTTAGAAGACTTTGTAGAGGTGTCTCTTACTGAGAAATGCAGTGTAGTGCCACAAAATCATCTTCCTATCAAGATGAAAGATCTCGGGAGTTTTACTGTGCCTTATCAATTTGAACttatttttattgataaaagtttGTGTGACCTTAGATCTAGTGTTAATTTGATGCCTCTATCATTTTTCAGAAAATTAAAGTTTGTCAATTTGGGGCCTATTCAAGTGACTCTACAACTGATTGATCGTTTAGTTTGA